A genomic segment from Anas platyrhynchos isolate ZD024472 breed Pekin duck chromosome 5, IASCAAS_PekinDuck_T2T, whole genome shotgun sequence encodes:
- the RASSF10 gene encoding ras association domain-containing protein 10 — MEPEERKISVWICQEEKLISGLSRRTTCSDVVRVLLEDSHHRRQRPAPPEPGGGMLSGPPHSYCIVEKWRGFERILPNKTKILRLWVAWGDEQENVRFVLVRSEASLPNAGPRSAEARVVLSKERPGHGLGAARGSLALTQERQRRAVRKAFRKLAKINKKRQQPLAREASAAERMETLVHLVLSQDHTIRQQIQRLRELDREIDKYEAKIHLDRMKRHGVNYVQDTYLVGAGGGEPEPEPEPEPSREAPPEEDYARKCEAVLQLQEQRAQQEELLEHLAAEIQQELNERWMKRRREGLELAAGPGLAETDCDTTELSGGGEGELQLEHERVRTQLSTSLYIGLKLSTDLEAVKTDLDYTQRAWEDRERELQRLLETLGTLDVAEAAAEPRGAVGGRRAATGGWLEQARALHKDGADNDEDSDTGLSSMHSQDSDSLPVCESLV; from the coding sequence ATGGAGCCCGAGGAGCGGAAGATCTCGGTGTGGATCTGCCAGGAGGAGAAGCTGATCTCCGGGCTCTCCCGGCGGACCACCTGCTCGGACGTGGTgcgggtgctgctggaggacagcCACCACCGGCGGCAGCGCCCGGCGCCGCCCGAGCCCGGCGGCGGAATGCTGTCGGGGCCGCCGCACTCGTACTGCATCGTGGAGAAGTGGCGAGGCTTCGAGCGGATACTGCCCAACAAGACGAAGATCCTGCGGCTCTGGGTGGCGTGGGGGGACGAGCAGGAGAACGTGCGCTTCGTGTTGGTGCGCAGCGAGGCCTCGCTGCCCAACGCGGGGCCGCGCAGCGCCGAGGCGCGGGTGGTGCTCAGCAAGGAGCGCCCCGGCCACGGCTTGGGGGCGGCCCGCGGCAGCCTGGCGCTCACGCAGGAGCGGCAGCGGCGGGCAGTGCGGAAAGCCTTCCGCAAGCTGGCCAAGATCAACAAGAAGCGGCAGCAGCCGTTGGCCCGGGAAGCCTCGGCGGCGGAGAGGATGGAGACGCTGGTGCACCTGGTGCTCTCGCAGGACCACACCATCCGCCAGCAGATCCAGCGGCTGCGCGAGCTGGACCGGGAGATCGACAAGTACGAGGCCAAGATCCACCTGGACCGCATGAAGCGGCATGGCGTCAACTACGTGCAGGACACCTACCTGGTGGGCGCCGGCGGAGGGGAGCCCGAGCCCGAGCCCGAGCCCGAGCCGAGCCGGGAGGCGCCTCCCGAGGAGGACTACGCCAGGAAGTGCGAGgcggtgctgcagctgcaggagcagcgggcgcagcaggaggagctgctcgAGCACCTGGCCGCCGAGATCCAGCAGGAGCTCAACGAGCGCTGGATGAAGCGGCGGCGggaggggctggagctggccgCGGGGCCCGGCCTGGCCGAGACGGACTGCGACACCACCGAGCTGAGCGGTGGCGGCGAGGGcgagctgcagctggagcacgAGCGGGTCAGGACgcagctgagcaccagcctctACATCGGCCTCAAGCTCAGCACGGACCTGGAGGCCGTCAAGACCGACCTGGACTACACGCAGCGGGCGTGGGAGGACAGGGAGCGGGAGCTGCAGCGCCTGCTGGAGACGCTGGGCACCCTGGACgtggcggaggcggcggcggagccgCGCGGGGCGGTCGGAgggcggcgggcggcgacgGGCGGCTGGCTGGAGCAGGCGCGGGCGCTGCACAAGGACGGCGCCGACAACGACGAGGACTCGGACACAGGGCTGAGCTCCATGCACAGCCAGGACTCGGACTCGCTGCCCGTCTGCGAGTCCCTCGTCTAG